In the Hyalangium gracile genome, one interval contains:
- a CDS encoding tetratricopeptide repeat protein: MARIEAVSRELADKARDLLDQRQHDEALALCDELIRRFGGVSALPIRVQVTRAFLGKAFALAELHRFEEALPLLEQIAQQPGAMREPELRVLAAKALVNKADALGQLDRFAEVLAVCDEVSRRYDDSEEEALRAPVTGALFYKARTLALQERLEEARPLYDEVIRRASGSEDPLLRQPLAWALLGKAASLWMQKRPAEALPVYGELVQRFGDAQEEELRGVAATGLRSKTELQQQLEQAEEKLGELDAFIQEPEGATALEKAERAAQALLDKARLLWDVGRREEALTTFDILLQRYGEAPERELRLRAALALLDKAALLEDPKEPRLTLAVHDELVQRFGLASESELRERVAQALIRKSAFLGKLNRRDEELAVLDELLRWYGADKSGTVGTEVIHALIQKGDLLARRQHFDAALIAYEAAERRASQLEEWRADVPVYEALTHTGLLLIHEAKRRWWEEREQALALLEKARTKVVAALVRLPGGAALWSAGYIAFLQGKHEEARSLVTRAIHHEGEEFRRVVLKDLGKPSLPEDREFRALVLSV, translated from the coding sequence ATGGCTCGGATCGAAGCGGTGAGCAGGGAGCTCGCCGACAAGGCCCGTGATCTGCTGGATCAGCGGCAACATGACGAGGCCCTGGCGCTCTGCGATGAGCTGATCCGCCGCTTTGGCGGAGTCAGCGCCCTGCCCATCCGCGTCCAGGTGACCCGGGCCTTCCTGGGCAAGGCCTTCGCCCTGGCCGAGCTGCACCGGTTCGAGGAGGCCCTCCCCCTGCTCGAGCAGATCGCCCAGCAGCCCGGCGCCATGCGAGAGCCGGAGCTGCGCGTCCTGGCGGCCAAGGCGCTCGTGAACAAGGCCGATGCCCTGGGACAGCTGGATCGCTTCGCGGAGGTCCTCGCCGTCTGTGACGAGGTGAGCCGGCGGTACGACGACTCGGAAGAGGAGGCCCTGCGGGCGCCGGTGACCGGGGCGCTCTTCTACAAGGCCCGCACCCTCGCGCTCCAGGAGCGGCTCGAGGAGGCGCGCCCGCTCTATGACGAGGTGATCCGCCGGGCCTCGGGCTCGGAGGATCCCCTGCTGCGCCAGCCCCTGGCCTGGGCGCTCCTGGGCAAGGCCGCCAGCCTGTGGATGCAGAAGCGGCCCGCGGAGGCGCTGCCCGTCTATGGCGAGCTGGTGCAGCGCTTCGGCGACGCGCAGGAGGAGGAGCTGCGGGGGGTGGCCGCCACCGGACTGCGGAGCAAGACGGAGCTCCAGCAGCAGCTGGAGCAGGCCGAGGAGAAGCTGGGCGAGCTGGACGCCTTCATCCAGGAGCCCGAGGGCGCCACCGCGCTGGAGAAGGCGGAGCGCGCCGCCCAGGCGCTGCTGGACAAGGCCCGGCTGCTGTGGGACGTGGGCCGGCGCGAAGAGGCGCTGACCACCTTCGACATCCTGCTCCAACGCTACGGCGAGGCGCCGGAGCGGGAGCTGCGCCTGCGGGCCGCCCTGGCCCTGCTGGACAAGGCCGCCCTCCTCGAGGACCCGAAGGAGCCCCGGCTGACCCTGGCCGTCCATGACGAGCTGGTCCAGCGGTTCGGCCTCGCCAGCGAGTCGGAGCTCCGGGAGCGCGTGGCGCAGGCACTCATTCGCAAGTCCGCGTTCCTGGGGAAGCTGAACCGACGCGACGAGGAGCTGGCCGTGCTGGACGAGCTCCTCCGCTGGTACGGCGCAGACAAGAGCGGGACGGTGGGGACGGAGGTGATCCACGCGCTGATCCAGAAGGGCGACCTCCTGGCGAGGCGCCAGCACTTCGATGCGGCCCTGATCGCCTACGAGGCGGCGGAGCGCCGGGCCTCCCAGCTCGAGGAGTGGCGCGCGGATGTGCCCGTCTACGAGGCGCTCACCCACACGGGCCTCCTGCTGATCCACGAGGCGAAGCGGCGCTGGTGGGAGGAGCGGGAGCAGGCGCTGGCGCTCCTGGAGAAGGCACGGACGAAGGTCGTCGCCGCGCTGGTGCGCCTGCCGGGCGGCGCCGCCCTCTGGAGCGCGGGGTACATCGCCTTCCTCCAAGGCAAGCACGAGGAGGCGCGCTCGCTCGTCACGCGCGCCATCCATCACGAGGGCGAGGAGTTCCGGCGCGTCGTGCTCAAGGACCTCGGCAAGCCGTCCCTCCCCGAGGATCGAGAGTTCCGCGCGCTCGTCTTGTCGGTGTGA